A genomic stretch from Harpia harpyja isolate bHarHar1 chromosome 20, bHarHar1 primary haplotype, whole genome shotgun sequence includes:
- the PPP2CA gene encoding serine/threonine-protein phosphatase 2A catalytic subunit alpha isoform, whose product MEEKVFTKELDQWVEQLNECKQLSEGQVKSLCEKAKEILTKESNVQEVRCPVTVCGDVHGQFHDLMELFRIGGKSPDTNYLFMGDYVDRGYYSVETVTLLVALKVRYRERITILRGNHESRQITQVYGFYDECLRKYGNANVWKYFTDLFDYLPLTALVDGQIFCLHGGLSPSIDTLDHIRALDRLQEVPHEGPMCDLLWSDPDDRGGWGISPRGAGYTFGQDISETFNHANGLTLVSRAHQLVMEGYNWCHDRNVVTIFSAPNYCYRCGNQAAIMELDDTLKYSFLQFDPAPRRGEPHVTRRTPDYFL is encoded by the exons ATGGAGGAGAAGGTCTTCACCAAGGAGCTCGACCAGTGGGTGGAGCAGCTCAACGAGTGCAAGCAGCTCTCCGAGGGGCAGGTGAAGAGCCTCTGCGAGAag GCTAAAGAAATTTTGACAAAAGAATCTAATGTACAAGAAGTGCGATGTCCGGTCACAGTCTGTGGAGATGTCCATGGACAATTTCACGACCTCATGGAACTTTTCAGAATTGGAGGCAAATCACCGGACACAAACTATTTGTTTATGGGGGACTATGTTGACAGAGGCTATTATTCAGTTGAAACAGTCACATTGCTTGTAGCTCTTAAG GTCCGTTACCGTGAACGTATCACAATTCTTCGAGGGAACCATGAAAGCAGGCAAATCACACAAGTATATGGTTTCTATGATGAATGTTTAAGAAAATATGGAAATGCAAATGTTTGGAAATACTTCACAGACCTTTTTGATTACCTGCCTCTAACTGCCTTGGTGGATGGCCAG ATTTTCTGTCTACATGGTGGCCTCTCTCCATCGATAGATACACTGGATCACATCAGAGCACTTGATCGCTTGCAGGAAGTTCCCCATGAG GGTCCAATGTGTGACTTGCTATGGTCAGATCCAGATGATCGTGGTGGCTGGGGAATCTCTCCTCGAGGTGCAGGTTATACATTTGGACAGGATATTTCAGAAACCTTTAACCATGCTAATGGCCTTACGTTGGTTTCAAGAGCTCATCAGTTGGTAATGGAG GGGTACAACTGGTGCCATGATCGGAACGTAGTAACCATTTTCAGTGCTCCAAACTATTGTTACCGTTGTGGCAACCAGGCTGCAATTATGGAACTTGATGATACTCTAAAATACTCCTt TTTGCAGTTTGATCCAGCACCACGTAGAGGTGAACCGCATGTTACTCGTCGCACCCCAGACTACTTCCTGTAA